Proteins encoded by one window of Pseudonocardia sp. HH130629-09:
- a CDS encoding M50 family metallopeptidase, giving the protein MADLDVITRGYELVAARPASLLAALLALVVVAWRPTWRLTRTAVTIAHEGGHALVAVLVGRGLAGIRLHADSSGVTHSTGAGRGPGVVAMFFAGYVFPPLLGLGGAVLVAADAAQAMLWIAVVLLAATLLQIRNLYGGLAVVATGAVLVLVALRAPADLRTGFAAALTWFLLFGGVKACLELRRGRRGGRLRHSDADRLAELTPLGGGTWAALFVLLAVAATLAACWVVFAPGGAPA; this is encoded by the coding sequence GTGGCAGACCTGGACGTGATCACCCGCGGGTACGAGCTCGTCGCGGCCCGGCCGGCGTCGCTGCTGGCCGCGCTGCTGGCGCTGGTGGTCGTCGCGTGGCGGCCGACCTGGCGGCTGACGCGGACCGCGGTCACGATCGCCCACGAGGGCGGGCACGCGCTCGTCGCGGTGCTGGTCGGGCGCGGCCTGGCCGGGATCCGGCTGCACGCCGACTCCTCCGGGGTCACGCACTCCACCGGCGCGGGGCGTGGGCCGGGCGTGGTCGCGATGTTCTTCGCCGGGTACGTCTTCCCGCCGCTGCTCGGCCTCGGCGGCGCGGTGCTGGTCGCTGCCGACGCCGCGCAGGCGATGCTGTGGATCGCCGTGGTGCTGCTCGCGGCGACGCTGCTGCAGATCCGCAACCTCTACGGCGGGCTGGCCGTCGTCGCCACCGGGGCGGTGCTCGTGCTCGTCGCGCTCCGCGCCCCGGCCGACCTGCGTACCGGGTTCGCCGCCGCACTGACCTGGTTCCTGCTGTTCGGCGGGGTGAAGGCCTGCCTGGAGCTGCGCCGGGGTCGTCGCGGGGGCAGGCTGCGGCACTCCGACGCCGACCGCCTCGCCGAGCTCACCCCGCTCGGCGGCGGAACATGGGCGGCACTGTTCGTCCTCCTCGCGGTCGCCGCCACGCTCGCCGCGTGCTGGGTCGTGTTCGCCCCCGGCGGGGCGCCGGCCTGA
- a CDS encoding nitroreductase/quinone reductase family protein produces the protein MAEDFNTRVIREFRENDGRVGEPFTGLPMILLHHIGAKSGTERIAPLRWFADGDRWVVVASAAGAPKHPAWFHNLLAHPDVTAEIADGHGGVEAVQVHAAELDDADRDRVWTWIKENNGGFADYERRTDRRIPLVGLTRR, from the coding sequence ATGGCAGAGGACTTCAACACCAGGGTGATCCGCGAGTTCCGCGAGAACGACGGCCGGGTCGGCGAGCCGTTCACCGGGCTCCCGATGATCCTGCTCCACCACATCGGCGCGAAGAGCGGTACCGAGCGCATCGCGCCGCTGCGCTGGTTCGCCGACGGCGACCGCTGGGTCGTCGTCGCCTCCGCGGCGGGCGCACCGAAGCACCCCGCGTGGTTCCACAACCTGCTCGCCCACCCCGACGTGACCGCAGAGATCGCCGACGGTCACGGCGGGGTCGAGGCCGTCCAGGTGCACGCGGCCGAGCTCGACGACGCCGACCGCGACCGCGTCTGGACGTGGATCAAGGAGAACAACGGCGGCTTCGCCGACTACGAGCGCCGGACCGACCGCAGGATCCCGCTGGTCGGCCTCACCCGGCGCTGA
- a CDS encoding GlcG/HbpS family heme-binding protein produces MTISLEQAQTITAAALAHGTEQGFNPLTVAVLDPGGAIVVLARQDGSGFLRPDLAVGKASGVLALGMTNRAIAARAADSPEFFTSVANLAGGKILSVPGGVFVKDADGTLLGAVGVTGDASLNDEAAAVAGIEAAGLVAVTGAE; encoded by the coding sequence ATGACCATCTCCCTCGAGCAGGCCCAGACCATCACCGCCGCTGCCCTGGCCCACGGCACCGAGCAGGGCTTCAACCCGCTCACGGTCGCCGTGCTCGACCCGGGCGGCGCGATCGTCGTGCTGGCCCGCCAGGACGGCTCGGGATTCCTGCGTCCCGACCTCGCCGTCGGCAAGGCCAGCGGGGTGCTCGCCCTCGGCATGACCAACCGCGCGATCGCCGCGCGCGCCGCGGACTCCCCGGAGTTCTTCACCTCGGTGGCGAACCTCGCCGGCGGCAAGATCCTCTCCGTGCCGGGTGGGGTCTTCGTCAAGGACGCCGACGGCACGCTGCTGGGTGCCGTCGGCGTGACCGGTGACGCCTCGCTGAACGACGAGGCGGCGGCTGTCGCGGGGATCGAGGCCGCCGGTCTGGTCGCGGTCACCGGCGCCGAGTAG
- a CDS encoding GlsB/YeaQ/YmgE family stress response membrane protein codes for MGIIAWIVLGLVAGAIAKAIMPGKDPGGIIVTLILGVVGALLGGWIGSAVFGVGLGGFFNISTWLLAIVGALILLAIYRVIVGRKVRA; via the coding sequence ATGGGCATCATCGCGTGGATCGTGCTGGGGCTGGTTGCGGGCGCCATCGCCAAGGCCATCATGCCGGGCAAGGACCCGGGCGGAATCATCGTCACCCTGATCCTGGGTGTCGTCGGAGCGCTGCTCGGCGGCTGGATCGGCAGCGCCGTGTTCGGCGTCGGTCTCGGCGGGTTCTTCAACATCTCCACCTGGCTGCTCGCCATCGTGGGTGCGCTGATCCTGCTGGCGATCTACCGCGTGATCGTGGGCCGCAAGGTCCGCGCCTGA
- a CDS encoding cold-shock protein encodes MPHGTVRWFDAERGFGFLAPEDGSPDVFVHASEIVGGGGAPVLREGQAVEFELGENDRGPQALRVRVTADAAAGSAVGLLGTVSWYEPAKGYGFATPDGGGADIFVHSSTIVTGGVVAEGQRVAFLIVEGERGPQAGHVIPLGEGAGLPAANGEADGDDGADGTVTWYDEGKGFGFVTPDSGDEDVFVHARALAEGLTWLAEGDRIAFEVAQAEKGPQARDVHLVRSGEPSTPRRPAPAAGPASRDVPARGGEGVVVRYDEDRGFGFISPDAGGDDLFVHVSVIRDAEALQKGDRVRYAVRQSDRGPQADRVERL; translated from the coding sequence ATGCCGCACGGGACCGTCCGCTGGTTCGACGCCGAACGGGGTTTCGGCTTCCTCGCCCCCGAGGACGGTTCACCGGACGTGTTCGTGCACGCCTCGGAGATCGTCGGGGGCGGCGGCGCACCCGTGCTCCGCGAGGGCCAGGCCGTGGAGTTCGAGCTCGGCGAGAACGACCGCGGCCCGCAGGCGCTGCGCGTCCGGGTCACCGCCGACGCGGCAGCCGGCAGCGCCGTGGGCCTGCTCGGCACCGTCAGCTGGTACGAGCCGGCCAAGGGCTACGGCTTCGCGACGCCGGACGGCGGCGGCGCCGACATCTTCGTGCACAGCTCCACCATCGTGACCGGCGGTGTGGTCGCCGAGGGCCAGCGCGTGGCCTTCCTGATCGTCGAGGGCGAGCGCGGCCCGCAGGCCGGGCACGTGATCCCGCTGGGGGAGGGGGCGGGCCTGCCCGCCGCGAACGGCGAGGCGGACGGCGACGACGGAGCCGACGGAACGGTGACCTGGTACGACGAGGGCAAGGGCTTCGGCTTCGTCACCCCCGACTCCGGCGACGAGGACGTCTTCGTCCACGCCAGGGCACTGGCCGAGGGACTGACGTGGCTCGCGGAGGGCGACCGCATCGCCTTCGAGGTGGCCCAGGCGGAGAAGGGCCCCCAGGCCCGTGACGTGCACCTGGTCCGCAGCGGCGAGCCCTCGACGCCGCGCCGGCCCGCTCCCGCCGCCGGACCGGCGTCGCGGGACGTCCCGGCACGGGGCGGCGAGGGCGTCGTCGTGCGCTACGACGAGGACCGCGGCTTCGGGTTCATCTCCCCGGACGCCGGCGGGGACGACCTGTTCGTCCACGTGTCCGTGATCCGGGACGCCGAGGCGCTGCAGAAGGGCGACCGGGTCCGGTACGCGGTGCGCCAGAGCGACCGGGGCCCGCAGGCCGACCGCGTCGAACGTCTCTGA
- the glnA gene encoding type I glutamate--ammonia ligase codes for MFSNAEEVLKYISDEKVEYVDIRFCDLPGVMQHLTVPAKTAGDLLENGAAFDGSSVRGFQAINESDMALFPDTTTARVDPFRKHKTLNINFFVHDPITGEPYSRDPRNVARKAQEYLAASGIADTAYMAPEAEFYVFDSIRFGTDPHQAYHHIDSAEGWWNTGREEVGGNLGYKVNYKGGYFPVPPVDHYADLRADIVTAMQASGFEVEREHHEVGTAGQAEINYKFDTLLSAADDVMLFKYLVKNVAWQNGKTATFMPKPLFGDNGSGMHVHQSLWKDGQPLFHDESGYGGLSDTARYYIGGLLHHAPSLLAFTNPTVNSYHRLVPGFEAPVNLVYSARNRSACIRIPLSGDSPKAKRIEFRCPDSSGNPYLAFSAMLMAGLDGIKNKIEPPAPVDKDLYELPPEEAKDIAQVPSSLGAVIDKLEADHDYLLEGGVFTPDLIETWISYKRENEIDPLRLRPHPYEFALYYDV; via the coding sequence GTGTTCAGCAACGCCGAAGAGGTACTCAAGTACATCTCGGACGAGAAGGTCGAGTACGTCGACATCAGGTTCTGCGACCTGCCCGGCGTCATGCAGCACCTCACCGTCCCCGCCAAGACGGCCGGCGACCTCCTGGAGAACGGCGCCGCCTTCGACGGCTCCTCCGTCCGCGGTTTCCAGGCGATCAACGAGTCCGACATGGCGCTGTTCCCGGACACCACCACCGCGCGCGTCGACCCGTTCCGCAAGCACAAGACGCTGAACATCAACTTCTTCGTCCACGACCCGATCACCGGTGAGCCGTACTCCCGGGACCCGCGGAACGTGGCCCGCAAGGCGCAGGAGTACCTGGCCGCGTCCGGCATCGCCGACACCGCCTACATGGCGCCCGAGGCGGAGTTCTACGTCTTCGACTCGATCCGGTTCGGCACCGACCCGCACCAGGCCTACCACCACATCGACTCCGCGGAGGGCTGGTGGAACACCGGCCGCGAGGAGGTCGGGGGCAACCTGGGCTACAAGGTCAACTACAAGGGCGGCTACTTCCCCGTCCCGCCGGTCGATCACTACGCCGACCTGCGCGCCGACATCGTGACCGCCATGCAGGCGTCGGGATTCGAGGTGGAGCGCGAGCACCACGAGGTCGGCACCGCCGGCCAGGCGGAGATCAACTACAAGTTCGACACGCTGCTCAGCGCCGCCGACGACGTCATGCTCTTCAAGTACCTGGTGAAGAACGTGGCCTGGCAGAACGGCAAGACCGCGACCTTCATGCCGAAGCCGCTGTTCGGCGACAACGGCTCGGGCATGCACGTCCACCAGTCGCTCTGGAAGGACGGCCAGCCGCTCTTCCACGACGAGTCCGGGTACGGCGGCCTGTCCGACACCGCCCGCTACTACATCGGTGGCCTGCTGCACCACGCACCGTCGCTGCTGGCGTTCACCAACCCGACGGTGAACTCCTACCACCGCCTGGTCCCGGGCTTCGAGGCTCCGGTCAACCTGGTCTACTCCGCGCGCAACCGCTCGGCCTGCATCCGGATCCCGCTCTCCGGTGACAGCCCGAAGGCCAAGCGCATCGAGTTCCGTTGCCCCGACTCGTCCGGCAACCCGTACCTCGCCTTCTCGGCGATGCTCATGGCCGGGCTCGACGGCATCAAGAACAAGATCGAGCCGCCGGCCCCGGTCGACAAGGACCTCTACGAGCTGCCGCCCGAGGAGGCCAAGGACATCGCGCAGGTCCCGTCCTCGCTGGGTGCGGTCATCGACAAGCTCGAGGCCGACCACGACTACCTGCTCGAGGGCGGCGTGTTCACCCCGGACCTGATCGAGACCTGGATCTCCTACAAGCGGGAGAACGAGATCGACCCGCTGCGGCTGCGCCCGCACCCGTACGAGTTCGCCCTGTACTACGACGTGTGA
- a CDS encoding RDD family protein — MARWIESWLPGSSAGGSAPAGHPGERFGLPATGHYSVAGFGRRIAGVVLDWFLAYLLVLLVAGVDALGSSEFGWWVLGTWFVITALTVSVLGTAPGHLALGMRVARTDMATHVGVPRALLRTAMIAVVLPPFLRDADGRGWHDRASRTVVVRVLRG, encoded by the coding sequence ATGGCCCGTTGGATCGAGTCCTGGCTCCCCGGTTCATCCGCAGGAGGTTCCGCCCCTGCCGGACACCCCGGAGAGCGCTTCGGGCTGCCCGCGACCGGCCACTACTCGGTCGCCGGGTTCGGCCGCCGGATCGCCGGCGTCGTCCTCGACTGGTTCCTGGCCTACCTGCTGGTGCTGCTGGTCGCCGGGGTCGACGCGCTCGGCTCCTCGGAGTTCGGCTGGTGGGTCCTCGGGACCTGGTTCGTGATCACCGCGCTGACCGTGTCGGTGCTCGGGACCGCGCCGGGGCACCTCGCACTGGGCATGCGCGTCGCGCGCACCGACATGGCGACCCACGTCGGCGTGCCGCGAGCGCTGCTGCGCACCGCGATGATCGCGGTGGTGCTGCCGCCGTTCCTGCGCGACGCCGACGGTCGCGGCTGGCACGACCGCGCCAGCCGGACGGTCGTCGTGCGGGTGCTGCGGGGCTGA
- a CDS encoding DUF4191 domain-containing protein produces the protein MPGKPRKPSPDEKKALKAQKKAASKQRRQQIWQAFQMQRKEDSKLLPIMIGVFVGSIVVVTLIGWLLGMVWFFVPFGILIGALAAFSIFGRRVQRSIYVKADGQPGAAGWALDNMRGQWRITQGVAGTTHLDAVHRVIGRPGIIFVAEGAPHRVKTLLAQEKKRTARVAGTTPIYDVIVGNEEGQVPLKGLQRHLMKLPRNISAAEMDSLEGKLNALGSRAAAMPKGPMPQGAKMRSIQRTVRRR, from the coding sequence ATGCCCGGCAAGCCCCGTAAGCCCTCGCCCGACGAGAAGAAGGCGCTCAAGGCCCAGAAGAAGGCCGCGTCGAAGCAACGCCGCCAGCAGATCTGGCAGGCGTTCCAGATGCAGCGCAAGGAGGACTCCAAGCTCCTCCCGATCATGATCGGCGTGTTCGTCGGGTCGATCGTTGTCGTCACGCTCATCGGGTGGCTGCTGGGCATGGTCTGGTTCTTCGTGCCCTTCGGCATCCTGATCGGCGCGCTGGCGGCGTTCAGCATCTTCGGCCGCCGCGTCCAGCGCTCGATCTACGTGAAGGCCGACGGGCAACCGGGCGCGGCGGGCTGGGCGCTGGACAACATGCGCGGGCAGTGGCGGATCACCCAGGGCGTCGCGGGCACCACCCACCTCGACGCGGTGCACCGGGTCATCGGGCGGCCCGGGATCATCTTCGTCGCCGAAGGGGCCCCGCACCGGGTGAAGACCCTGCTCGCGCAGGAGAAGAAGCGCACCGCGCGGGTCGCCGGCACCACCCCGATCTACGACGTGATCGTGGGCAACGAGGAGGGTCAGGTCCCGCTCAAGGGGCTGCAGCGCCACCTCATGAAGCTGCCCCGCAACATCTCCGCCGCCGAGATGGACTCCCTGGAGGGCAAGCTCAACGCCCTCGGCAGCCGCGCCGCGGCGATGCCCAAGGGGCCGATGCCCCAGGGCGCGAAGATGCGCAGCATCCAGCGCACCGTCCGCCGCCGCTGA
- the lipA gene encoding lipoyl synthase, whose protein sequence is MTIAPEGRKLLRLEVRNSETPIERKPSWIRTRAKTGPQYTELKGLVRSGGLHTVCEEAGCPNIYECWEDREATFLIGGEQCTRRCDFCQIDTGKPADLDTDEPRRVAESVQQMGLRYSTVTGVARDDLDDGGSWLYAETVRKIHELNPGTGVELLAPDFNSIDDQLVPIFESRPEVFAHNLETVPRIFKRIRPAFRYDRSLEVIGKARAFGLVTKSNLILGMGETPEEVTSALQDLHDAGCEIITITQYLRPTKRHHPVERWVKPEEFVEHSKAAEEIGFAGVMAGPLVRSSYRAGRLYAQTVAHRGEELSPALAHLADSGPAAQEASSLLARS, encoded by the coding sequence GTGACCATCGCACCCGAAGGCCGCAAGCTCCTCCGCCTCGAGGTCCGCAACAGCGAGACCCCGATCGAGCGCAAGCCGTCCTGGATCCGCACCCGCGCCAAGACCGGTCCGCAGTACACCGAGCTGAAGGGTCTCGTCCGCTCGGGCGGCCTGCACACGGTGTGCGAGGAGGCCGGTTGCCCCAACATCTACGAGTGCTGGGAGGACCGGGAGGCGACGTTCCTCATCGGCGGGGAGCAGTGCACCCGTCGCTGCGACTTCTGCCAGATCGACACCGGCAAGCCGGCCGACCTGGACACCGACGAGCCGCGCCGGGTGGCGGAGTCGGTGCAGCAGATGGGGCTGCGCTACTCCACCGTCACCGGTGTCGCCCGCGACGACCTGGACGACGGCGGCTCGTGGCTCTACGCCGAGACCGTCCGCAAGATCCACGAGCTGAACCCGGGGACCGGCGTCGAGCTGCTGGCCCCCGACTTCAACTCGATCGACGACCAGCTCGTCCCGATCTTCGAGTCCCGCCCCGAGGTGTTCGCGCACAACCTCGAGACCGTCCCGCGGATCTTCAAGCGGATCCGTCCGGCGTTCCGGTACGACCGGTCGCTGGAGGTCATCGGCAAGGCGCGCGCGTTCGGTCTGGTCACCAAGTCGAACCTGATCCTGGGCATGGGCGAGACCCCCGAGGAGGTCACCTCGGCGCTGCAGGACCTGCACGACGCGGGCTGCGAGATCATCACGATCACCCAGTACCTGCGCCCGACCAAGCGCCACCACCCGGTGGAGCGCTGGGTCAAGCCCGAGGAGTTCGTGGAGCACTCGAAGGCCGCCGAGGAGATCGGCTTCGCCGGTGTCATGGCCGGTCCGCTGGTCCGCTCGTCCTACCGGGCCGGCAGGCTCTACGCGCAGACCGTGGCCCACCGCGGCGAGGAGCTCTCCCCCGCTCTGGCGCACCTGGCCGACTCCGGCCCGGCCGCGCAGGAGGCAAGCTCCCTGCTGGCACGCAGCTGA
- a CDS encoding SDR family NAD(P)-dependent oxidoreductase, with the protein MQSFPDLSGRTVVVTGTTSGLGRALAARFVRAGARVLMTARDDARGRAAAREVGGELVLLDLADLASVRAAAARIRERTGDRLDVLVNNAGVAVGPRSETADGFELQIGTNHLGPAALTWLLMPALCGAGDPERPSRVVSTSSIGHRSARLDLDDLDWRRRRYSPVFAYGASKLANLLFAAELDRRLRLSGQPVLSVAAHPGMTASQLLANSYRRAGGGGLRARVLLAAERLVVQPVEDGIAAQWAAATGPVHGGDYLGPSGPLEAHGPAGPARRSAAAQDPVLAARLWPVTAAATGITPDPGRRLGA; encoded by the coding sequence GTGCAGTCCTTCCCCGACCTGAGCGGCCGTACCGTCGTCGTCACCGGCACGACCTCCGGCCTCGGCCGCGCGCTGGCGGCGCGCTTCGTCCGCGCCGGGGCGCGGGTGCTGATGACCGCCCGCGACGACGCGCGGGGCCGGGCCGCGGCCCGCGAGGTGGGCGGCGAGCTCGTGCTGCTCGACCTGGCCGACCTCGCCTCGGTGCGGGCCGCGGCGGCCCGGATCCGCGAGCGCACCGGGGACCGGCTGGACGTGCTCGTGAACAACGCGGGCGTCGCGGTGGGGCCGCGCAGCGAGACCGCGGACGGGTTCGAGCTCCAGATCGGCACCAACCATCTGGGCCCGGCCGCGCTGACCTGGCTGCTGATGCCCGCGCTGTGCGGCGCCGGGGACCCGGAGCGCCCGTCGCGGGTGGTGTCGACCTCCAGCATCGGGCACCGCAGCGCCCGTCTCGACCTCGACGACCTGGACTGGCGGCGGCGCCGGTACTCCCCGGTGTTCGCCTACGGCGCCTCGAAACTGGCGAACCTGCTGTTCGCCGCCGAGCTGGACCGGCGGCTGCGGCTGTCCGGGCAGCCGGTGCTGTCGGTGGCGGCCCACCCGGGGATGACGGCGTCGCAGCTGCTGGCGAACTCCTACCGGCGTGCGGGCGGCGGCGGCCTGCGGGCCCGGGTGCTGCTCGCCGCCGAACGGCTGGTCGTGCAGCCGGTGGAGGACGGCATCGCCGCGCAGTGGGCCGCCGCGACCGGGCCGGTGCACGGTGGGGACTACCTGGGCCCGTCCGGTCCCCTGGAGGCGCACGGACCGGCCGGTCCGGCCCGCCGGTCCGCTGCCGCGCAGGACCCGGTGCTCGCCGCCCGGTTGTGGCCGGTCACGGCTGCTGCGACCGGCATCACACCCGACCCCGGGCGTAGGCTGGGCGCGTGA
- a CDS encoding LLM class F420-dependent oxidoreductase: MDFRIFTEPQQGARYTDLLRVARTTQDAGYDAFFRSDHFLAMGDGSGLPGPTDAWVTLAALGRETERIRLGTLVTSATFRLPGPLAVAVAQADEMSGGRIEVGLGSGWFEAEHRALGIPFPPLAERFEILTEQLEILTGLWATPLGGRFTHQGQHYTITDSPALPRPVQDAPPVIVGGMGKKKTPALAARFATEFNVPFQQPEAVAEQFGRVREACTAAGRDPGTLTWSTAQMLCLGKDDAEVERRAASVGRDAAEVRENCLAGTPGQVVDQLGRWSEVTGTTRFYLQILDLADLAHIEDFAATVMPQLT; encoded by the coding sequence GTGGACTTCCGGATCTTCACCGAGCCCCAGCAGGGCGCCCGATACACCGACCTCCTGCGGGTCGCCCGCACCACGCAGGACGCCGGGTACGACGCGTTCTTCCGCTCCGACCACTTCCTCGCGATGGGCGACGGCAGCGGCCTGCCCGGCCCGACCGACGCCTGGGTGACCCTGGCCGCGCTCGGCCGTGAGACCGAGCGCATCCGGCTCGGCACCCTGGTGACCAGCGCGACGTTCCGGCTGCCCGGCCCGCTCGCCGTCGCCGTCGCGCAGGCCGACGAGATGTCCGGCGGCCGCATCGAGGTCGGGCTCGGCTCGGGCTGGTTCGAGGCCGAGCACCGGGCACTGGGCATCCCGTTCCCGCCGCTGGCCGAGCGCTTCGAGATCCTCACCGAGCAGCTGGAGATCCTCACCGGGCTGTGGGCGACCCCGCTCGGCGGGCGCTTCACCCACCAGGGGCAGCACTACACGATCACCGACTCCCCGGCGCTGCCGCGCCCGGTGCAGGACGCGCCGCCGGTGATCGTCGGCGGGATGGGGAAGAAGAAGACCCCGGCGCTGGCCGCCCGGTTCGCCACCGAGTTCAACGTGCCGTTCCAGCAGCCCGAGGCCGTCGCCGAGCAGTTCGGGCGGGTCCGCGAGGCCTGCACCGCGGCCGGGCGTGACCCGGGCACGCTGACCTGGTCGACGGCGCAGATGCTGTGCCTGGGCAAGGACGACGCCGAGGTCGAGCGTCGCGCCGCCTCGGTCGGCCGCGACGCCGCCGAGGTCCGGGAGAACTGCCTGGCCGGCACACCCGGCCAGGTCGTCGACCAGCTCGGCCGGTGGTCGGAGGTCACCGGGACGACCCGGTTCTACCTGCAGATCCTCGACCTGGCCGACCTCGCCCACATCGAGGACTTCGCCGCGACGGTGATGCCGCAGCTGACCTGA
- the lipB gene encoding lipoyl(octanoyl) transferase LipB produces MAAPHLSCRARTDDVRVDRLGRVEYRAAWDTQKAHAEARKNGGPDVLMLLEHPPVYTAGRRTRPEDRPTDGTPVVDVDRGGRITWHGPGQLVGYPIVALGEPMDVVDYVRRLEEALIQVCHDLGVTDAGRVEGRSGVWLPAQGFTPERKVAAIGVRIAGGVTQHGFAINCDADLGDFGRIVPCGIADAGVTTLSAELDRAVTVDEVAGPAAAAVLDALDGRLPVTEHPVVRQVDLMSGLG; encoded by the coding sequence ATGGCCGCTCCGCACCTGTCCTGCCGCGCCCGCACCGACGACGTCCGGGTCGACCGGCTCGGGCGGGTGGAGTACCGGGCGGCGTGGGACACCCAGAAGGCGCACGCCGAGGCCCGCAAGAACGGCGGGCCGGACGTGCTGATGCTGCTGGAGCACCCGCCCGTCTACACCGCGGGCCGGCGCACTCGGCCGGAGGACCGGCCCACCGACGGCACGCCGGTCGTCGACGTCGACCGGGGCGGGCGCATCACCTGGCACGGGCCGGGGCAGCTCGTCGGCTACCCGATCGTCGCCCTCGGCGAGCCGATGGACGTCGTGGACTACGTCCGCCGTCTGGAGGAGGCCCTCATCCAGGTCTGCCACGACCTCGGCGTCACCGACGCCGGCCGCGTCGAGGGGCGTTCCGGCGTGTGGCTGCCCGCGCAGGGCTTCACCCCCGAGCGCAAGGTCGCCGCGATCGGCGTCCGGATCGCCGGCGGGGTCACCCAGCACGGCTTCGCGATCAACTGCGACGCCGACCTGGGCGACTTCGGCAGGATTGTGCCGTGCGGGATCGCCGACGCCGGTGTGACCACGCTGAGCGCGGAGCTGGACCGTGCAGTGACCGTCGACGAGGTCGCCGGCCCGGCGGCCGCCGCCGTGCTGGACGCGCTCGACGGGCGGCTGCCGGTGACCGAGCACCCGGTCGTCCGCCAGGTCGACCTGATGTCCGGCCTGGGCTGA
- a CDS encoding NAD(P)/FAD-dependent oxidoreductase translates to MTPSGVDVLVVGAGLAGLRAATVLHRSGLTVRVLEAADRVGGRMATDVVDGFRCDRGFQVLNSSYPALHAALAPHGLDTLGARAFESGAAVRAGDGELHRFVNPLRRPASAPATALDDLFGPIDKAKLVAWTAKVLASPPSRTATLVGSSAAQDLDAAGLGGAVTDRFLRPFLSGVLAETALETSTAFVRLVWRSFALGTIVVPDDGMEALPRRLAAALPEGTVTLGTRVHAVRGGPAPELDTDGGTLSARAVVVAADPRTAAALLPGVAEPWMNALTTFFHVPPQAPTAAALLHLDGTGGPVVNTMVLTAAAPGYSADGRPLVASSIVGTPGSTGLDEPAVRRELARIWGVGTDDWLHLHTAQVDEALPLFEAGRPVRRDVDLGENMFVAGDHRDTPSTQGALVSGRRAAQAVLARLGAA, encoded by the coding sequence ATGACCCCGTCCGGGGTCGACGTCCTGGTGGTCGGGGCGGGCCTCGCCGGCCTGCGCGCGGCCACCGTCCTGCACCGGAGCGGGCTGACCGTGCGCGTGCTGGAGGCCGCCGACCGGGTCGGCGGCCGGATGGCGACCGACGTCGTCGACGGGTTCCGCTGCGACCGCGGGTTCCAGGTGCTGAACAGCTCCTACCCCGCGCTGCACGCCGCACTCGCCCCGCACGGGCTCGACACCCTGGGCGCGCGGGCGTTCGAGTCCGGGGCCGCCGTCCGGGCCGGCGACGGCGAGCTGCACCGCTTCGTCAACCCGCTGCGCCGGCCCGCGTCCGCCCCGGCCACCGCGCTGGACGACCTGTTCGGCCCGATCGACAAGGCCAAGCTCGTCGCGTGGACGGCGAAGGTGCTGGCCTCGCCGCCGTCGCGGACCGCGACGCTGGTCGGCTCCTCCGCCGCCCAGGACCTCGACGCCGCGGGCCTCGGCGGTGCGGTCACCGACCGGTTCCTGCGCCCCTTCCTGTCCGGGGTGCTCGCCGAGACGGCGCTGGAGACCTCGACCGCGTTCGTGCGGCTGGTGTGGCGCAGCTTCGCCCTGGGCACGATCGTCGTCCCCGACGACGGCATGGAGGCACTCCCCCGGCGCCTCGCCGCGGCCCTGCCCGAGGGCACGGTGACGCTCGGGACCCGGGTGCACGCCGTCCGCGGCGGGCCCGCGCCCGAGCTGGACACCGACGGCGGCACCCTGTCGGCGCGCGCGGTCGTCGTCGCGGCGGACCCGCGGACGGCCGCCGCGCTGCTGCCCGGGGTCGCCGAGCCGTGGATGAACGCGCTGACCACGTTCTTCCACGTCCCGCCACAGGCCCCGACGGCCGCTGCGCTGCTGCACCTGGACGGCACCGGCGGGCCGGTCGTCAACACGATGGTGCTGACCGCGGCCGCGCCGGGCTACTCCGCCGACGGGCGCCCGCTGGTGGCGTCGTCGATCGTCGGGACCCCGGGATCCACCGGGCTCGACGAGCCCGCGGTGCGGCGCGAGCTGGCCCGGATCTGGGGGGTCGGCACCGACGACTGGCTGCACCTGCACACCGCCCAGGTCGACGAGGCGCTGCCGCTGTTCGAGGCGGGTCGCCCGGTCCGCCGCGACGTCGACCTCGGGGAGAACATGTTCGTCGCGGGCGACCACCGCGACACCCCGTCCACCCAGGGGGCGCTGGTGAGCGGTCGCCGGGCCGCGCAGGCCGTCCTCGCCCGGCTGGGTGCGGCGTAG